A stretch of Pseudobdellovibrionaceae bacterium DNA encodes these proteins:
- a CDS encoding GNAT family N-acetyltransferase, which yields MSTARQLKPKNPEMTQRHQSRLEIRLSDGIKAHVILSPTDRFEVEVFDLNSFGASIVYRGSDDSRFQQGTEISLHIHFPDGAALSYTARVCWIAPLGSAARIGVEFAGQVGVPHPWKSESDVVRFELPDYFAITGFFYKPYMFLERGHLRVSHVSATHLGFIFYDSEVILFRGQKLKVWILGGSRDSDGLEIEIQNVRRGDGRSVLVDATITRAPKSFLEWLAHQLIFICEKSPSDVRKYGFTVNRVSNGFRFRFVRTQEEYEAVLDLRYQAYLEAGKIDATKTPADMAAPLDPKSRILVCYHGDRIVASVAISFPSHDDEVLDTERAFVGGYPKPMPPKTQMVEISRLCTDSDYRKTDLLNRMFEYTYKVTVCGDRDYITTSTDAKLWPLYKKLGFKKTGMSYAHPYLSGLEHHVIVGKRTQPDFGNQISPLVWNYLWRDMNQFMDQRGLIEMTWGRRLKNRMMVALGRLLKIQTDRMY from the coding sequence GTGAGCACCGCCCGCCAGCTGAAACCCAAAAACCCCGAGATGACCCAGCGACATCAAAGTCGTTTGGAGATCCGTCTCAGTGACGGGATCAAGGCCCACGTTATCCTCAGCCCCACCGATCGTTTTGAAGTCGAAGTCTTCGACCTCAATTCTTTTGGCGCAAGCATCGTCTATCGCGGAAGCGACGACTCGCGTTTCCAGCAAGGAACCGAGATCAGCCTGCATATTCACTTCCCGGACGGCGCCGCACTTTCTTACACCGCGCGGGTCTGCTGGATCGCGCCGTTGGGTTCGGCCGCCCGCATCGGCGTCGAATTCGCGGGACAAGTCGGCGTGCCGCACCCGTGGAAATCCGAAAGCGATGTTGTCCGGTTCGAACTTCCCGACTACTTCGCGATTACCGGATTTTTCTACAAGCCCTATATGTTCCTGGAGCGCGGGCACTTGCGGGTGTCCCATGTCTCGGCGACGCATCTGGGATTCATTTTTTATGACTCGGAAGTCATTTTATTCCGAGGGCAAAAACTGAAAGTCTGGATTCTGGGAGGTTCGCGGGACAGCGACGGACTGGAAATCGAGATTCAAAATGTTCGTCGTGGCGACGGGCGCTCGGTCCTGGTCGATGCCACGATCACGCGCGCGCCCAAGTCCTTCCTGGAGTGGCTGGCGCACCAGCTCATCTTCATTTGCGAAAAATCCCCCTCCGACGTTCGCAAATACGGATTCACCGTGAATCGCGTCAGCAACGGGTTTCGCTTTCGTTTCGTCCGCACGCAAGAGGAATACGAAGCTGTCCTCGACCTTCGCTACCAAGCCTATCTGGAGGCAGGCAAAATCGACGCGACCAAAACTCCGGCGGATATGGCCGCGCCCCTGGACCCCAAAAGCCGCATTCTGGTTTGCTATCATGGCGACCGGATCGTCGCGTCGGTCGCGATCTCGTTCCCGAGTCACGACGACGAAGTGTTGGATACCGAACGCGCCTTCGTCGGCGGCTACCCGAAACCGATGCCGCCCAAAACGCAGATGGTGGAAATCTCGCGTCTGTGCACGGATTCCGACTATCGCAAAACGGATCTGCTGAATCGCATGTTCGAGTACACCTACAAAGTGACCGTCTGCGGGGACCGCGACTATATCACGACCTCGACCGACGCGAAATTGTGGCCGCTCTACAAAAAACTCGGCTTCAAAAAGACCGGGATGAGTTACGCGCATCCCTACCTCTCGGGTCTGGAGCACCACGTGATCGTGGGCAAACGCACGCAGCCCGATTTCGGCAATCAGATTTCGCCGCTGGTGTGGAACTATCTGTGGCGGGACATGAATCAGTTCATGGATCAACGCGGTCTGATCGAAATGACCTGGGGACGTCGCCTCAAGAACCGAATGATGGTGGCCTTAGGACGACTTCTGAAGATTCAAACCGACCGCATGTACTGA
- a CDS encoding iron-containing redox enzyme family protein, whose amino-acid sequence MGLFEDAVEVWNQEMAQQATRPWNRRLASGDLGLAHYKGFLFETYHNAGLNPQLQAYATLFIDGRPRDAFKKFFQHAISELGHDLLAIEDLEALGVARTEVLSSEPLPETRAFFANTVYSIQSRGPASYLSYLFHLEYTPTQNGPAIMQMLKAKGVPEGALTFLHEHSTVDINHLKLMRTYLSEVVRTEDERKLFLGCLRECIVLHTRMLEAAFENGEKMFGADASVHAVGLNLQKSS is encoded by the coding sequence ATGGGGCTTTTCGAAGACGCGGTTGAAGTATGGAACCAAGAGATGGCGCAGCAGGCGACCCGTCCTTGGAATCGCCGCCTGGCGAGCGGGGACCTTGGTCTAGCTCACTACAAAGGCTTCCTCTTCGAAACGTATCATAACGCCGGCTTGAATCCGCAACTGCAGGCCTACGCGACGCTGTTCATCGACGGGCGGCCGCGTGACGCTTTCAAAAAGTTCTTCCAGCACGCGATTTCGGAGCTGGGTCACGATCTGCTCGCGATTGAAGATTTGGAAGCCTTGGGCGTTGCGCGCACTGAAGTTCTGTCGTCGGAACCTTTACCCGAAACCCGCGCTTTTTTCGCGAACACGGTTTACAGCATTCAATCGCGTGGACCGGCGTCTTATCTTTCCTACCTCTTTCATTTGGAATACACGCCGACCCAGAACGGGCCCGCGATCATGCAAATGCTGAAAGCGAAGGGCGTTCCCGAGGGCGCGCTGACCTTTCTGCACGAGCATTCGACGGTCGACATCAATCATCTGAAGTTGATGCGCACTTACCTGAGCGAGGTCGTACGCACGGAAGACGAACGTAAGCTTTTCCTGGGATGTTTGCGTGAGTGCATCGTGCTGCATACGCGGATGCTGGAAGCGGCTTTCGAGAACGGCGAAAAGATGTTCGGCGCGGACGCGTCAGTACATGCGGTCGGTTTGAATCTTCAGAAGTCGTCCTAA
- a CDS encoding GAF domain-containing protein, whose amino-acid sequence MAALNYELTKQHFHVRIYRSYLKYLADHYPTVDTRALCENAGLPFEYLQSADGWVSIEFNSRFMAEIRKHVHEPDFEFQVGQISFSPQIMGPAYYAMKLMPLEEIYANIWRLTGQFNKALRFEARKVGLGQIEIRILASDNELTKTERQILVDSMSDIVRNSMGFYAGFAKEKNVSDVRSSTTKVSDLEYKLNLSYPIADRRVLRGVFYPSLAAILAFAFDQWIVGDSLLTGGALAGFGFLAVYMYFARRSTQDLRSALNESEQARTHVDTQYRMLVDAKISLQRRLSEAEAINQLTAALSHTSSEDEILQKATEALTTVLSFDRVVLMLANSEIQMLEVRGYSVLDPQITQDVKLFKLPIDISSSDPTKVSNIYRFGHPVLISDVAAHIDSLNSESRALLQASQSKSFVAVPIRSAEKAHGVLLADTFYSQRELTVEDKDILTLAGQQIAMALEKHHAQAEAVEAFVELEMMAKSYSRFVPFQVIELLGYKKVTDIEARAGKEISMAVLFCDIRGFTSMSEIMSPADAIAFLNSYFTHLAPTIQNNNGIIDKFMGDGIMALFMDPKDALRASSEFQHALRKFNEVHRSGGVRKLIRTGMGIHFGRVILGAVGYEDRLSISVVSDSVNLASRLDGLTKKFGVDIVCSEETYAFGEPENFRLIGHLSVDGRQGLNRIYEYFGHLSVADKQKRRASKELLRQIVESENEERIFEVPATLLEDSVFRYYAEQGRIHAPGIDRRGA is encoded by the coding sequence ATGGCCGCCCTCAATTACGAACTCACCAAACAGCACTTTCACGTTCGGATCTATCGATCCTACCTGAAGTATTTGGCGGATCACTACCCCACGGTCGACACGCGCGCGCTTTGCGAAAACGCGGGTCTACCTTTCGAGTATCTGCAAAGCGCCGACGGTTGGGTTTCGATCGAGTTCAACTCGCGCTTCATGGCCGAGATCCGCAAACACGTTCATGAACCCGACTTCGAATTCCAGGTCGGTCAAATCTCGTTCAGTCCGCAGATCATGGGCCCCGCGTATTACGCGATGAAGCTCATGCCGCTGGAAGAGATCTACGCGAACATCTGGCGCCTGACCGGACAGTTCAACAAGGCCCTGCGCTTCGAAGCCCGGAAGGTGGGCCTGGGTCAAATCGAAATCCGGATTCTCGCCTCGGACAACGAACTCACGAAAACGGAACGCCAGATTCTGGTCGACTCGATGAGCGACATCGTACGCAACTCGATGGGCTTCTACGCCGGTTTCGCGAAAGAGAAAAACGTCTCGGACGTGCGTTCCTCGACCACGAAGGTTTCAGACCTCGAGTACAAACTGAACCTCAGCTATCCCATCGCCGATCGGCGCGTTCTGCGTGGAGTCTTCTACCCTTCGCTCGCCGCGATCCTCGCGTTCGCATTCGATCAGTGGATCGTCGGGGACTCCCTTCTGACCGGCGGCGCGCTGGCCGGCTTCGGCTTTCTGGCCGTGTATATGTACTTCGCCCGCCGCAGCACCCAGGATCTGCGTTCGGCCCTGAACGAGTCCGAACAGGCGCGCACCCACGTCGACACGCAATACCGTATGCTCGTGGACGCGAAGATTTCGCTGCAACGACGCCTGAGCGAAGCCGAAGCGATCAACCAACTGACCGCCGCGCTCTCGCACACCTCGAGCGAGGACGAGATCTTGCAAAAGGCCACCGAGGCTTTGACGACGGTTCTTTCATTCGACCGCGTCGTCTTGATGCTCGCCAACAGCGAAATTCAAATGCTCGAGGTTCGCGGCTATTCGGTTTTGGATCCACAGATCACGCAAGACGTGAAGTTGTTCAAACTGCCGATCGACATCTCGAGCAGCGATCCGACCAAAGTTTCCAACATCTACCGCTTCGGTCATCCCGTCTTGATTTCCGACGTGGCGGCGCACATTGATTCTTTGAATTCCGAGTCCCGCGCGCTACTGCAAGCCTCGCAGTCGAAATCCTTCGTGGCCGTGCCGATTCGGTCCGCCGAAAAGGCGCATGGCGTGCTGTTGGCGGATACCTTCTACTCGCAACGCGAACTGACTGTCGAGGACAAGGACATCCTGACCCTGGCCGGACAACAGATCGCCATGGCCCTCGAAAAGCATCATGCGCAGGCCGAAGCCGTCGAAGCATTCGTCGAACTCGAGATGATGGCGAAGTCCTACAGTCGTTTCGTCCCTTTCCAGGTCATCGAACTTCTGGGTTACAAAAAGGTGACCGACATCGAAGCCCGCGCGGGCAAAGAGATTTCGATGGCGGTCCTGTTCTGCGACATCCGCGGTTTCACCTCGATGTCCGAGATCATGTCCCCTGCGGACGCGATCGCCTTCCTGAATTCCTACTTCACGCATCTGGCGCCCACGATTCAGAATAACAACGGTATCATCGACAAATTTATGGGCGATGGCATCATGGCGCTGTTCATGGATCCCAAGGACGCGCTACGCGCCTCGTCCGAATTCCAGCATGCCTTGCGGAAATTCAACGAGGTTCACCGCTCGGGCGGCGTCCGCAAACTGATCCGCACCGGCATGGGCATCCACTTCGGTCGCGTGATCTTGGGCGCGGTCGGTTACGAGGATCGCCTTTCCATCAGCGTCGTTTCGGATTCGGTCAATCTGGCTTCGCGACTGGACGGCCTGACGAAAAAATTCGGGGTCGATATCGTCTGCTCGGAAGAAACTTATGCCTTTGGCGAGCCCGAAAACTTCCGCCTGATCGGCCACCTCAGCGTCGACGGTCGCCAAGGCTTGAATCGCATTTACGAATATTTCGGACACCTGAGCGTCGCGGACAAACAGAAACGCCGCGCCTCGAAGGAACTTTTGCGGCAGATCGTGGAATCCGAGAATGAAGAACGGATCTTCGAGGTGCCGGCGACGCTTCTGGAAGATAGCGTCTTCCGTTACTACGCCGAGCAGGGGCGCATTCACGCCCCCGGCATCGACCGGCGCGGCGCTTAG
- a CDS encoding KpsF/GutQ family sugar-phosphate isomerase: MARKVLEIESQAILALKDRLDENFQKAVELILACEGKVVWTAIGKSGHIARKIASTMSSTGTPAMFLHPAESSHGDLGFVEKKDLVVAISYSGGSQELLPILSYCSRKGVPLIALTANPESEMAKRAQVIVDLKIPKEACPLGLAPTASSTATLAIGDALAMVVLDAKGFRSEDFFQNHPGGGIGFRLSQVRDLMHGGAGLPILSLTTPMREVFSVMSRGDVRGAAGVLDEKEQLIGIVTDGDIRRRLDGDQDPFSGTASELMSKNPRTIDAAELAEKALFLMEQFRINVLFVLDKEAPNPRRPVGVIHVQDLIRAKVR; this comes from the coding sequence CTGGCGCGCAAAGTCCTCGAGATCGAATCGCAGGCGATCCTCGCCTTGAAGGACCGGCTGGACGAGAATTTTCAGAAAGCCGTCGAGCTGATCTTGGCTTGCGAAGGGAAGGTCGTGTGGACGGCCATCGGTAAAAGCGGTCACATCGCGCGTAAAATCGCGAGCACGATGTCTTCGACCGGTACGCCCGCGATGTTCCTGCATCCCGCGGAAAGTTCCCACGGCGATCTGGGGTTCGTCGAAAAGAAAGACCTCGTGGTCGCGATCAGTTACAGCGGCGGTTCGCAAGAGCTGTTGCCGATCTTGAGTTATTGCAGCCGCAAGGGCGTACCGCTCATCGCGCTGACGGCGAATCCCGAAAGCGAAATGGCGAAACGTGCGCAGGTCATCGTGGATCTGAAAATCCCGAAAGAGGCTTGCCCTTTGGGGCTGGCGCCGACGGCGTCTTCCACCGCGACGCTCGCGATCGGCGATGCGCTGGCGATGGTCGTGCTGGACGCGAAAGGTTTCCGCTCGGAGGACTTCTTCCAGAACCATCCGGGCGGGGGGATCGGCTTCCGTTTGTCGCAAGTGCGCGACCTGATGCACGGGGGCGCGGGACTGCCGATTCTGTCGCTGACGACGCCGATGCGCGAAGTCTTTTCGGTCATGAGCCGGGGCGACGTTCGTGGCGCGGCGGGCGTGTTGGATGAAAAAGAACAGTTGATCGGTATCGTGACCGACGGGGACATCCGCCGTCGTTTGGATGGCGATCAGGATCCGTTCTCGGGTACGGCTTCGGAGTTGATGTCCAAGAATCCCCGCACCATCGACGCCGCAGAGCTTGCGGAAAAAGCGCTCTTCTTGATGGAGCAATTCCGTATCAACGTGCTGTTCGTTCTGGATAAAGAGGCGCCAAATCCGCGTCGCCCCGTCGGGGTGATCCACGTTCAAGATCTCATCAGAGCGAAAGTGCGTTAG